From one Lolium rigidum isolate FL_2022 chromosome 4, APGP_CSIRO_Lrig_0.1, whole genome shotgun sequence genomic stretch:
- the LOC124647584 gene encoding transcription factor bHLH95-like, translating into MAEDSDNNNHNAPPATSSDSMSPGKNDNGSGESKSSIHPVIVSSIDKGKSVIKIEGEDEGGRSKGKINTPHVIAAARHGRSGRRHGDRELHIVTERERRKRMSEMFTKLHGLLPTLPDKVDKSSIVMEAIHYIKSLEETLSELEKQKLEMQLARGKIGAATNDGVSSSAVVLALTDRRAPMPVALPVAGIGPTGAAPKPPITVGVVTAAPAPVGLQTWSGPNVVLSLSGNDAYISVCVARRRSVLPMVIAVLEKHNIDVVTSGISCDNTRSMFTIHARIREASSRFGDNVPSEEIYKLAVSEIMVWLSA; encoded by the exons ATGGCTGAGGACTccgacaacaacaaccacaacgcaCCGCCGGCGACCAGCTCCGACTCCATGAGTCCCGGTAAGAACGACAACGGTAGCGGTGAGTCCAAGAGCAGCATCCATCCGGTGATTGTGAGTTCTATTGACAAGGGGAAGAGTGTCATAAAGAtagaaggagaagatgagggTGGTAGATCTAAGGGTAAGATCAACACTCCACATGTCATAGCTGCTGCCAGACATGGTAGATCAGGACGCCGCCATGGTGACAGAGAATTGCACATCGTCACGGAGCGCGAGAGAAGGAAACGGATGAGCGAGATGTTCACCAAGTTGCATGGACTCCTCCCCACCCTTCCTGACAAG GTTGACAAATCGAGCATAGTGATGGAAGCTATACACTACATCAAGAGTCTGGAGGAGACGCTAagcgagcttgagaagcagaagcTCGAGATGCAGCTGGCACGAGGAAAGATTGGCGCCGCAACCAATGATGGGGTCTCATCTTCTGCAGTGGTGCTAGCGCTTACGGACCGGCGGGCACCTATGCCGGTAGCACTACCGGTTGCTGGGATTGGGCCCACAGGAGCGGCGCCAAAGCCACCTATAACTGTGGGCGTGGTGACCGCAGCTCCAGCACCGGTGGGGCTGCAGACATGGTCTGGGCCTAACGTCGTGCTGAGTCTGTCAGGAAATGATGCATACATCAGCGTGTGTGTGGCGCGGCGCCGGAGCGTGCTGCCTATGGTGATAGCCGTGCTCGAGAAGCACAACATCGACGTGGTCACATCTGGGATCTCGTGTGATAACACCCGGAGCATGTTCACCATCCACGCTCGC ATACGCGAAGCGAGTAGCCGGTTTGGAGATAATGTGCCATCCGAAGAGATATACAAGCTCGCGGTGTCAGAGATAATGGTTTGGCTTTCTGCATAA